A single window of Granulicella sibirica DNA harbors:
- a CDS encoding cysteine desulfurase family protein has protein sequence MGSRIYMDANATTPLLPEVVEAMRPFWMEQFGNASSIHRQGQHARAAVDHARESIARLLNCRSSEIVFTSGGTESDNLALFGVLQPLLNNPERPHLITTAIEHHAVLHAAESLAERGADVTFLAPTASGLIEPEDLRAAMRPSTRLVSIMFANNETGTIQPIAELAAIAHAGGALFHTDAIQAAAKLPLDLSPKGELKDVDLLSISGHKMYAPQGTGVLFVRRNTRLAPIFFGGNHERQRRPGTENVPGIVALGKAADLARSWLIAPNAAGAGSANPTTLSSLRDRLEQGILARVLEASTPGSGVNGAGTLRVPNTSNLYFDGVDAEALVIALDLKGLSISGGSACQSGATEPSHVLLAMGLTDARARSSIRISISRLTTEAEVDCALTLVPEAVARLRSLAAAKAS, from the coding sequence ATGGGATCCCGTATCTACATGGACGCGAACGCCACGACTCCGTTACTGCCTGAGGTCGTCGAGGCCATGCGCCCATTCTGGATGGAGCAGTTCGGCAACGCAAGCTCCATCCACCGGCAAGGCCAACACGCCCGCGCCGCGGTCGACCATGCGCGCGAGTCCATCGCCCGTCTGCTGAACTGCCGGTCGTCCGAGATCGTCTTCACCTCCGGCGGCACGGAGAGCGATAACCTCGCGCTCTTCGGCGTCCTGCAGCCCCTGCTGAATAACCCCGAACGCCCACACCTGATCACGACGGCGATCGAGCACCACGCCGTGCTGCACGCCGCCGAGTCGCTCGCGGAGCGCGGAGCCGACGTCACGTTCCTCGCCCCGACCGCGTCCGGGCTGATCGAACCGGAAGACCTGCGGGCAGCGATGCGTCCGTCGACGCGGCTCGTCTCGATCATGTTTGCCAACAACGAGACGGGAACCATCCAGCCCATCGCCGAACTCGCCGCGATCGCCCACGCCGGCGGCGCGCTCTTCCACACTGACGCGATCCAGGCGGCTGCCAAGCTCCCGCTCGACCTCAGCCCCAAAGGCGAACTCAAGGACGTAGATCTACTGAGCATCTCCGGCCACAAGATGTACGCGCCCCAGGGAACTGGCGTCCTCTTCGTGCGCCGCAATACACGCCTCGCACCCATCTTCTTCGGCGGCAACCACGAGCGCCAGCGTCGCCCCGGGACTGAGAACGTCCCGGGAATCGTCGCGCTGGGCAAAGCAGCCGATCTTGCGCGAAGCTGGCTGATAGCGCCAAACGCTGCGGGAGCCGGCTCTGCGAACCCTACAACCCTCTCCAGCCTTCGCGACCGGCTCGAACAGGGAATTCTGGCCCGCGTCCTCGAAGCCAGTACCCCAGGCTCCGGCGTGAATGGGGCAGGCACACTCCGGGTTCCAAATACCTCGAACCTCTATTTCGACGGGGTAGACGCCGAGGCTCTCGTCATCGCGCTCGATCTCAAGGGCCTGTCGATTAGTGGCGGCTCCGCCTGCCAGTCCGGCGCGACCGAACCGTCGCACGTCCTGCTTGCTATGGGTCTCACGGATGCTCGAGCCCGCTCAAGCATCCGTATCTCGATTTCGCGCCTCACCACGGAAGCCGAGGTTGATTGCGCGCTCACGCTCGTTCCTGAAGCAGTCGCACGCCTCCGCTCGCTGGCAGCAGCGAAGGCGTCCTAA
- a CDS encoding APC family permease, translating into MSIRDRVLGKPLATSEERGEQIGVAAGIPIFGLDALTSAAYGPEAALSLLIPLGMLGTTYILPIITSILILLVIVFFSYRQTIAAYPNGGGSYTVASENLGEGAGLLAAAALMIDYILTAAVGISAGVTALTSAVPSLQPHTLAFCLLILAILAVVNLRGVKDTGAAFILPTFLFIGTLLILIGVGAYKTFAAGGHPVPVEAMPPALPQTVKFLGLWLLLKAFSSGCAAMTGVEAVSNGVMAFGEPRAKKAQVTLTVIIAILIVLLYGTAWLSKHYGIMAMNPDATGYQSLLSLLVTAVFGRGWFYFLTMGSVLLALALSANTAFADFPRLTRAIAMQDYLPHVFILRGRRLLFSHGVYALTVFTAIILILFGGVTDRLIPLYAIGAFLAFTLSQAGMVVHWNKQEAHQGRAWHMFVNGIGAVATGITTCIVLASKFMSGAWVTALLIPCLILLMHSIKRHYSRVHNEMREMTPLNLSNLEQPLVVIPMAGWNKISEKALRFGLLLSKEIKVVHVHSEDESHGIEEEWEQRVLVPIREQGMTDPELVTIPSNFRFIISPLMDYILALEEEHPGRKVAVLLPELVVKHWWENALHNQRVQLLKLLLLVRGSQRIVVVNIPWYL; encoded by the coding sequence ATGTCGATTCGCGACCGTGTTTTAGGCAAGCCCCTGGCAACAAGTGAAGAGCGTGGTGAACAGATTGGTGTCGCCGCGGGAATACCGATTTTTGGATTGGACGCGCTCACCTCTGCGGCTTACGGACCTGAGGCAGCCCTCTCTCTCCTGATCCCACTGGGAATGCTGGGCACCACCTACATCCTTCCCATCATCACGTCCATCCTCATCCTTCTGGTGATTGTTTTCTTCAGTTACCGGCAGACGATTGCCGCTTACCCGAACGGCGGAGGAAGCTACACCGTCGCGTCCGAGAACCTGGGCGAGGGAGCCGGACTGCTCGCCGCCGCCGCCCTGATGATCGACTACATCCTGACGGCGGCGGTGGGAATCTCCGCCGGCGTCACGGCGCTCACTTCGGCCGTGCCCTCGTTGCAGCCGCACACGCTGGCCTTCTGCCTTCTGATCCTCGCAATCCTGGCAGTCGTCAACCTGCGGGGCGTGAAAGATACCGGTGCAGCGTTCATCCTGCCAACGTTCCTGTTCATCGGGACACTTCTGATCCTGATCGGCGTCGGCGCCTACAAGACGTTCGCCGCGGGTGGGCACCCGGTCCCCGTGGAAGCGATGCCCCCTGCGCTGCCGCAAACGGTCAAGTTTCTTGGGCTGTGGCTTCTGCTGAAGGCGTTCTCGAGCGGATGCGCCGCGATGACGGGCGTCGAGGCTGTATCGAACGGCGTGATGGCCTTCGGAGAGCCCCGCGCAAAGAAGGCGCAGGTGACGTTGACGGTCATCATCGCGATCCTGATCGTGCTTCTTTACGGCACGGCATGGCTCTCCAAGCACTACGGCATCATGGCAATGAATCCGGATGCGACAGGCTATCAGAGCCTGCTGAGCCTCTTGGTGACTGCCGTTTTCGGGCGGGGATGGTTCTACTTCCTCACGATGGGCAGCGTTCTGCTCGCGCTAGCCTTGAGCGCCAATACCGCCTTTGCCGACTTCCCCCGCCTGACCCGTGCGATTGCGATGCAGGACTACCTCCCGCACGTCTTCATCCTGCGCGGACGCCGACTTCTTTTCTCGCACGGCGTCTACGCGCTGACCGTCTTCACGGCCATCATTCTCATCCTGTTTGGCGGCGTAACGGACAGGCTCATCCCGCTCTATGCGATCGGCGCGTTCCTTGCCTTCACCTTGTCCCAGGCCGGCATGGTCGTGCACTGGAATAAGCAGGAGGCGCACCAGGGCCGGGCCTGGCACATGTTCGTCAACGGTATTGGCGCTGTTGCGACAGGCATCACGACCTGCATCGTGCTTGCCTCGAAGTTCATGTCGGGCGCCTGGGTGACTGCGCTTCTGATCCCTTGCCTGATCCTCCTCATGCACTCCATCAAGCGGCACTATAGCCGCGTCCACAATGAGATGCGCGAGATGACGCCGCTTAATCTGTCGAATCTCGAACAACCGCTTGTGGTCATCCCGATGGCAGGCTGGAACAAGATCTCCGAGAAGGCGCTGCGCTTCGGGCTGCTTCTGTCGAAAGAGATCAAGGTTGTTCACGTGCATTCGGAGGACGAGTCGCATGGCATCGAGGAGGAGTGGGAGCAGAGGGTTCTTGTTCCGATTCGCGAGCAGGGCATGACCGACCCCGAACTGGTGACGATTCCATCGAACTTCCGTTTCATCATCTCGCCGTTGATGGACTACATCCTGGCGCTTGAAGAAGAGCATCCCGGTCGCAAGGTCGCGGTGCTTCTGCCGGAGCTTGTGGTGAAGCACTGGTGGGAGAACGCGCTGCACAACCAGAGAGTGCAGTTGCTGAAGCTCCTGCTCCTGGTGCGTGGAAGCCAGCGCATCGTCGTGGTGAATATTCCCTGGTACCTGTAG
- a CDS encoding glutathione peroxidase, with product MSEALYDLPVHKITGEGTSLAEYRGKVLLIVNVASKCGLTPQYDALEKLYARFKDSGLAVLGFPANDFGGQEPGSNEEIQTFCKSTFGVQFPMFSKITVTGPETNPLYKTLTAAQPKATKTAEGFRENIEGYLKSKGLQATNPPEVLWNFEKFLVDRKGQVVARFSPDVLPDDPAVVSAIEAALKA from the coding sequence ATGTCCGAAGCCCTCTACGACCTTCCCGTCCACAAGATCACCGGCGAAGGTACCTCGCTTGCCGAATACCGGGGCAAGGTCCTGCTCATCGTCAACGTCGCCTCGAAGTGCGGCCTGACTCCGCAGTATGACGCGCTCGAAAAGCTTTATGCACGATTCAAGGACTCCGGTCTCGCCGTTCTCGGTTTCCCCGCCAACGACTTCGGCGGTCAGGAACCTGGATCGAACGAAGAGATCCAGACCTTCTGCAAGTCGACCTTCGGCGTCCAGTTCCCGATGTTTTCGAAGATTACCGTCACCGGGCCGGAGACGAATCCGCTCTACAAGACGCTTACCGCAGCCCAACCGAAGGCCACCAAGACCGCCGAGGGCTTCCGCGAAAACATCGAAGGCTACCTGAAGAGCAAGGGCCTCCAGGCGACCAATCCGCCCGAGGTTCTCTGGAATTTCGAGAAGTTCCTCGTTGATCGGAAAGGGCAGGTCGTCGCCCGCTTCTCGCCGGACGTGCTTCCGGACGATCCTGCCGTCGTCTCCGCTATCGAAGCCGCACTCAAGGCCTAG
- a CDS encoding PDZ domain-containing protein, whose amino-acid sequence MKRSLRRLVALAPLALFGAHSFAQPYKTTPIQITADLSEGPRKIYHAEVDIPVTVGPITLTTPKWIPGNHRPTGPVDEITGVVFTANGQSLPWRRDDENLYEFHVTVPKGVTTLHAHLDCIVTARISQKMAVLEWEKLLLYPAGVPVRDIQVQPTVVVPTGWGAGTALQPLGPASEVTTSVMPGSSTKYAATNVEQLEDSPVITGQYFHEFPLAPDVTPKHYIDVVADSPEDSQLRPQLLAELNNLVHETGAAYNSRHYNVYHFLLTLSDTAGGEGLEHGQSSDNGVGEKGFSDEAHQLRESDLLSHEFTHSWNGKYRRPYNLYQNDFEKMQQGSLLWVYEGMTQYLGNVLAARSGLKTQAQYRDVLAASAANLDNKPGREWRSTEDTAIAASILRGGDLAWSNWKRGQDYYQEGELLWLDADTLIRKMTDNKKSLTDFLHIFLAKGGNTGPNIVPYDRKELIADLDEVVKYDWATFLHDRVDVPNPRADLAGITQGGYKLVYTDKQTPSSRLMERAGGRRGGGGAPDLWYSLGIRLGMEGAVMDVRWKGPADKAHLTPGDKIMGINGQVLTNEVALEAVRASKTESAPIHLIVQSGFLLRQVDIDYHDGERYPSLERVEGTPDYLDDITKPLTTPDPASLVSTKEHDGQ is encoded by the coding sequence ATGAAAAGAAGCCTCAGACGTCTGGTTGCACTCGCGCCCCTTGCGCTGTTTGGCGCCCATTCCTTTGCCCAGCCCTACAAGACCACGCCGATCCAGATCACGGCCGACCTCTCCGAAGGCCCTCGTAAGATCTACCACGCCGAGGTCGATATTCCGGTGACCGTCGGCCCTATCACGCTTACGACACCCAAGTGGATCCCCGGCAACCATCGCCCCACCGGCCCGGTCGATGAGATCACGGGGGTCGTCTTCACCGCGAACGGCCAAAGCCTTCCCTGGCGTCGCGACGACGAGAACCTTTACGAGTTCCACGTGACCGTCCCCAAGGGCGTCACCACGCTGCACGCGCACCTCGACTGCATCGTTACGGCACGCATCTCGCAGAAGATGGCAGTGCTCGAGTGGGAGAAGCTTCTGCTCTACCCCGCAGGTGTTCCCGTCCGCGACATTCAGGTGCAGCCCACCGTCGTCGTCCCCACAGGCTGGGGTGCCGGCACCGCCCTCCAGCCGCTTGGTCCGGCTTCCGAGGTCACGACCTCCGTTATGCCGGGGAGCAGCACGAAGTACGCCGCCACCAACGTGGAGCAGCTTGAGGACTCGCCCGTCATCACCGGCCAGTACTTCCACGAGTTTCCGCTGGCGCCCGACGTCACCCCCAAGCATTACATCGACGTCGTTGCCGACTCACCCGAAGACTCGCAGCTCCGGCCGCAGCTCCTGGCCGAGCTCAACAACCTCGTCCACGAGACCGGCGCGGCCTATAACTCGCGCCATTACAACGTCTATCACTTCCTGCTCACGCTTTCTGACACCGCCGGTGGCGAGGGCCTCGAGCATGGCCAGTCGTCGGACAACGGTGTAGGCGAGAAGGGCTTCTCCGACGAGGCTCACCAGCTTCGCGAGTCCGATCTGCTCTCGCACGAGTTCACTCACTCCTGGAACGGCAAGTACCGCCGTCCCTACAACCTCTACCAGAACGACTTCGAGAAGATGCAGCAGGGTTCGCTGCTCTGGGTCTACGAGGGCATGACGCAATACCTCGGCAACGTGCTCGCTGCACGCTCCGGCCTCAAGACGCAGGCACAGTACCGTGATGTCCTTGCCGCTTCCGCCGCGAACCTCGACAATAAGCCGGGCCGCGAGTGGCGCTCGACCGAGGACACCGCCATCGCCGCCAGCATCCTGCGTGGTGGTGATCTGGCCTGGTCCAACTGGAAGCGCGGCCAGGACTACTACCAGGAGGGTGAGCTTCTCTGGCTCGACGCCGACACCCTCATCCGCAAGATGACGGACAACAAGAAGTCGCTCACCGATTTCCTGCACATCTTCCTCGCCAAGGGTGGAAACACCGGTCCAAACATCGTCCCGTATGACCGCAAAGAACTTATTGCTGACCTGGATGAGGTCGTGAAGTATGACTGGGCGACCTTCCTGCACGACCGGGTCGACGTTCCCAACCCACGCGCCGATCTCGCTGGCATCACGCAGGGTGGCTATAAGCTCGTCTACACCGACAAGCAGACACCCTCTTCGCGACTGATGGAGAGAGCGGGAGGACGTCGCGGCGGAGGCGGAGCGCCTGACCTCTGGTACTCCCTCGGGATCCGGCTCGGCATGGAAGGCGCGGTCATGGACGTTCGCTGGAAAGGTCCCGCGGACAAGGCGCACCTCACGCCCGGAGACAAGATCATGGGCATCAACGGGCAGGTGCTCACGAACGAAGTGGCGCTCGAGGCGGTCCGAGCCTCGAAGACCGAGTCCGCACCGATCCATCTGATCGTGCAGTCCGGCTTCCTTCTCCGCCAGGTCGATATCGATTACCACGACGGCGAGCGCTATCCGTCGCTCGAACGCGTCGAAGGCACGCCCGACTACCTCGACGACATCACCAAACCGCTCACCACGCCCGATCCAGCCTCGCTTGTTTCGACGAAAGAGCACGACGGGCAGTAG
- a CDS encoding outer membrane beta-barrel protein, translating to MIRRAIWGVFWLICGLLMAWKAGAQAAPAAVGPGTALRIGGGISGFQIDYGERHLGGGVAWVDANPYWRVGIEGEARWLGYHSDNQVTESTYLVGPRVPILQHGAFEPYVKAMAGGARFTFPFGYGNGTYFVVAGGGGVDVNVGRNWQVRAVDFEYQRWPQFTFGVLNPYGVSAGISYRLFRSRTNIER from the coding sequence ATGATCCGGCGTGCGATCTGGGGAGTCTTCTGGCTGATCTGTGGCCTCCTGATGGCGTGGAAGGCTGGGGCGCAGGCCGCTCCCGCAGCGGTCGGGCCGGGCACGGCGCTCCGCATCGGCGGCGGTATCTCGGGCTTCCAGATCGACTATGGTGAGCGGCACCTCGGAGGCGGCGTCGCCTGGGTGGACGCCAATCCTTACTGGCGCGTCGGAATCGAGGGCGAGGCGCGCTGGTTGGGATACCACAGCGATAACCAGGTGACGGAGTCGACGTACCTCGTCGGACCCCGGGTGCCCATCCTGCAGCATGGTGCCTTTGAACCGTATGTCAAGGCGATGGCCGGCGGGGCGAGGTTCACCTTTCCGTTCGGCTACGGGAACGGCACATACTTTGTCGTAGCAGGCGGCGGAGGCGTGGACGTGAACGTCGGGAGGAACTGGCAGGTCCGTGCCGTTGATTTCGAGTATCAGCGGTGGCCGCAGTTCACCTTCGGCGTATTGAATCCGTACGGGGTGTCGGCTGGGATCAGCTACAGACTCTTCCGCAGCCGGACCAACATCGAGCGGTAA